CGTACATGAGGTTTTCATCTCATACGGCTCCTCCCTTCTGTACATAATAGTACTAAGCGAAATAATCTTAATCTATAGAATCAAAATAGAATTAGTCCCGTCTCATTATGAACCGAAAGGGGCTGGTATTTTTCCAAGAAATCTCTAGCCAACCTTCCCACAAGAGGTTTTTCTTAACAccaatgaattctattaatgctaGAGGAAAACGATAGCTCCAATAATTTCTTTGTTCTCAACGCCTCCTATTTAGAGGAATTAGCTACTTCAACGATCTTTGATGGTTATAGGGGTATCCAAAGTACAAACCTGATGGTTGTTTGTTATCCCAACCATTCTTCCCAGCCCTGATACCGATCAGGAAAGGGGTAATTTCTACCAAAGTTTTTCTCTTGTTGATTCCTATTTCTAGGTGTAGTGCTTTTCTCCCCTATGCTGCCTACGGATACTAATAGAGTGGCCTGTAATCCATACCATACCATATCCTGTAGGTGTAACCTTTCGCTCAATACTCAAATCTACAATTGAAGTATCTGAAGCCGCATCAATCGAGGATACACGACGGAAGGAATTGTTAGTTCGCCTCACCTTCCCGAAGCGTGGGTTTGCTTGCTTTACAAATTTGGTTCTCTCTATGCCAACCCCTTTTCTTTTTCCTAAGACTGAGGTATAGGTAGGtctaaaaaaaagcaaaaaaaaaaagagtcaAATCGCACCATCTCTATAATAAGTAAATGCCTTTTTTTCTCCTGAGGTTGTCGGAATTATTCGCAATAAAATATTGGCTATAATTGAGAAGGTCTTATCAATGAAATTTCCATTTACACGGGATCTAGGCATAATTCCCAAGCCATTCTAtatagaattgttttcattcctTCACAAAATAACATAAAAACAAACACATTCGATTCTTATAATTATAAATAGATTGATCCATATGCTCTAAATCCATATGTTTTAAATGGATAAGAGAGATATGGATTTTCCGCTCAGCTCAAATTGTATCCTTTTCCTTctgcttggacacgaagagatatgCAATATTTGACTAAGACTGGATTTCATTCCACTTTCCTATTTCTGAACAACAACTTATGTCATCAACTATTTCGTGTTTTCAAAGTTATTAATTGTCTCATACTCTATTTTTGATTTCAATGGTGTAGCGTATCTTATGCAAACGGAATTCTAAGGtttctttattttattatgcAATAAGAAGAATTCTTGCATTCTCTTTTTCTTTAGTTGCGGGAAAACCTAAATTAAAACTTTTATTTTATAGCGAGCGCAATTTCTAGTAAAAAATCCTGTATCCTTCCACCTAGATCAAAAGGAATTTTTCCAATAGAACTAGGGAACCCCCGAGCGGTTGCGGTTGTACCTGTACTGCAGGAATAAGAAAACTCGCTATTCACTCAGTTTATTTTCCATAATAAGTTATGTAGGAAAGATGGCCGAGCGGTTCAAGGCGTAGCATTGGAACTGCTATGTAGACTTTTGTTTaccgagggttcgaatccctctctttccgtttttctTAATTCATCAACGTTAAGGATCACAATGTATCAAATCAAATAGCAATTTATTCCAGTAATAATATCTTATATTatcttatttttatttaatagaaaTTAAAAATTCTCTATAGCAAATTACTGTGGTATGTAAACATAGAGGAAAAAAGCAAAAAGGATCCTAATCCTAGGGTTAATCAATTTTAGCTAGTTGATGGGAAAATACGAATTAATGGTAATGGTCTTAGGGCTATTTAGTTCGGGGAAAGGGGAAGGGGAAGAAAATTCTATGAACCTTTCCTTTTTTCATTAAGTTCAAGTCTGACGAGAGTAATATTCTACAACTAACAACTCATTTATTTTGAGACCGACCCACTTCCTATCTAGGATTTTATTTACTAGTCCTTTATATTCCAATGTGTCAATCGTCAAATGGCTTGGCAATTTCCCCGGGTCCGATGAAGCAATATAATTTTGAACCAGACCTTTTGATCTTTGGTTATCTTTCGTAGTAATAATATCTCGGGGTTTGCAACGAAAACTTGGTATATTGACTATACGGCCAttaactaaaatatgtctatggttGACTAATTGGCGGGCCCCAGGAATGGTTGAAGCCATACCCAATCGAAAAAGGATATTATCCAAACGCATTTCAAGTAATTGTAGTAAAACCTGGCCTGTTGACCTTTTTGCTTTTCCAGCGATATGTACATATCTAAGTAATTGTCGTTCTGTCAGACCATAATGAAAACGCAATTTCTGTTTTTCTTGAAGACGAATACGATATTGCTCCTTTTTCCCAgaattgaatttttttttaagATTACTTCCGGATTTAGGTGTTTTTCTAGTGAGTCCTGGTAAAGCTCCCAAACGGCGTATTTTTTTTAAACGAGGTCCTCGATAACGGGACATGAAGACTCCTTTTTTTTATTGAAATTTCATTTTACACAATTAATTTCATTGTATTTACATTACAGAATACATCGAAATTAAAACTGAATTAAACTACAGGATAAACAGAGTAAAATCAACTAAAGTaccacaaaaaatggaatttcatcaaaatctgtattttttgtattttttgtatatatattatttattttattgttttgtaTCTAGCAAAATAGTAAGGTAAAAAACATAAAAGATCCTGGATTCTCCATTTAATTCGGAAAAAAAGAGATTCTTGTTCGTAGAACATCGATAGAGAAAAAAAAAGCCGACTATCGGATTTGAACCGATGACCCTCGCATTACAAATGCGATGCTCTAACCTCTGAGCTAAGTGGGCTTACATAACGGAAATAGTGTAACAAATAGAAATAGGTATAGTATAGGAAATCCGTAAAATCTCAGATATTAGTTATTACTCTTAGCTATTAACTAGTTCTAAATTTGAAGTTCtacttataaaaaaatactaaataaaaaaatactaaaacttcttaaAGATAAAGTTAGCTTGATATGCTTAACTATAGgatatttaaaaagaaaattaTAGACTTTATGGGTATTTTCATTCGATCATTATAGACTTTATTATTTGTTAATAATTTGAGGATTAATATTTCACTAAGGGGAACATAAAGTCAGAGTAAATAAAATTGATAATTCTGATtagaaaaaaagaataaatatCCAGCGTTATAGTATAATTTCGAATACTATAAAAAAGTAAGACGGGAGGTGGGGGAGATAAAAAGTTTTGGATATATTGATTCGGATTGAATTGCAAATACATCAAGGATAGAATCAATGTAATTCAGAATTGCAATAAGCAAGCGGGGTCTCTCAAATAGAGTCGAACTGAACTGCTAGACTACGTTGAGTGATGAACTCAatgattcaaaaaaaaaactaagaGATGGATGAAATTACACAAGGAATCCTGGTCTCAAAGAAGAGGGAAGTGGGGATATGGCGAAATCGGTAGACGCTACGGACTTGATTGTATTGAGCCTTGGTATGGAAACCTGCTAAGTGGTAACTTCCAAATTCAGAGAAACCCTGGAATTAAAAAAGGGCAATCCTGAGCCAAATCCGTGTTTTGAGAAGGGATTCTCGAACTAGAATACAAAGGAAAAGGATAGGTGCAGAGACTCAATGGAAGCTGTTCTAACGAATCGAGTTAATTACGTTGTGTTGTTAGTGGAATTCCTTCTAATTCTAAATTAGAGAAAGAGGGGTTTTATACTTTATACATTTAATAAACACGTATAGATACTGACATAGCAAACGATTAATCACAGAACTCATATTATAATATAGGTTCTTTatcttttttaaaatttcaaaataaaattcgaaatgattatgaaataaaaaactcatatcataattttattttgaattattgTGAATCCACTCCATTCGAATATTGAATAATCAAATTCttcaattcaaattcaaagttttgaGAACTTTTAAAAAGAAAGTGGATTAATCGGACGAGGACAAAGAGAGAGTCCCATTCTACATGTCAATACTGACAACAATGAAATTTCTAGTAAAAGGAAAATCCGTCGACTTTTTAAGTTGTGAGGGTTCAAGTCCCTCTATCCCCaaatcctctttttttttctttttatcaatGGGTTTAAGATTCATTAGCTTTCTCATTCTACTCTTTCACAAAGGAAAGGAATGCGAAGAGAACTCAATGGATCTTATCCTATTCATTGAATAGATTTCTTTTTTATTAGAGTATCGGCAAGAAATCTTGGTTATTCACTCTATTTTTAAGTATTATTTAAGTAAACCATGCACAATGCATAGGGCTACCCCCCCcctttcaaattttgaatttgaaataCTTTAATTGATTTTTTAGTCCTTTTAATTGACATAGATACAAATACTCTACTAGGATGATGCACAAGAAAAGGTCAGGatagctcagttggtagagcaGAGGACTGAAAATCCTCGTGTCACCAGTTCAAATCTGGTTCCtggcagagaaaaaaaaagatCCACCGAATAGGTATTGATCCAAATACCTCGAGATGGATTGTGATACATATTTATTAATAATATATAATATAGATAGAGTATGATTTATTCATCTAAGTGGATAAATCTATAATATAAATATAGAGGCACTTCTTTTTAGAGAAGTTTTAAAATATACCCTTTCTTTATGATAAGGAAGGGGGTGAGATTAGGTTCCCCTTTATTTTTTTGCGTTTCTTTATTTTGTATTCCACTATTCCGACGAATATTTTTTTAGTCTTGCTTATCTTTatcttatcttattttcctagtTGTGCTAAGTCATGTGCGCGATACAAAGTTCCTGGTAGAGAACTTCTTTGAGTCATCCTATTTTTCTGTTCATATGAAGGAAATTAATATGTGATTttcaaaataggggaatccaaatGAAACCCTTTTTTGGCTCAGTCTATCTGGAATGCTTTTGTATaataggaattaattataaataggTATTCCGTTTCATCTAGGAAAAGAACCTAAAAATATTCCTTGACTTGAATAAAATCTGGAGTTGTGTTGTATAAGTGAGCACGAATTTCTTATCATTCAATGAGCATCTTGTATTTCATAAAAATTGGGGGTTATATAGTCCTTACGTAAGGGCCAGCCTATCCAACTTTCAGGCATTAGGATACGTTTAAGGCGCGGATGATTATCATAAGAGATTCCCACCATATCATAAGATTCGCGTTCTTGAAAATCGGCACTTCTCCAAATCCAGAAGACAGACGGAATTCTAGGATTATCCTTTTGGGCAAAGACTTTTATGCAGACTTCTTCTGGATTATCTATACCGTATTGTATTCTTGTAAGATGATACACGCTAGCTAAAGATCCACCGGGTGCTACATCATAAGCACATTGGGAGCGTAAATAATTATAACCATATACATATAAAATGACAGCAATGGAATCCCAATCCCCTGCTTTTATTTGTAAAGTCTCTATTCCTCGGTGATCAAAGCCCAAAGATCTATGAACCACCTCATGTTTGACTAGCCAATTAGATAACCAACCCTGCTGCATTGTCTTCATCTCTCCCTCTTTGTATAAATATTTCCCAtttcggatgcaagtttgaaagattgctctgctttttctttttctacacAAAAGAGCCCCCCCCTCCTAATTCACTAATTTGTAGGAAGGTACTGGACTTTTggattttaaaaaagtttcagaaGATATATCTAATGTCGATGGTGATTGATAGAGCAATTCTTGCTCATAAGTTCCTGTATGAGTACTGCGCCTAACATAAAGCTTGTGACTGGTAGTAAaacatctttttttattttgagatAGAGTTCGATCCTCAACTATTTCTCGCGATATCTTCTTACGAAGTTTTGTTAGGGCATCTATAACTGCCTCCGGTTTAGGAGGGCAGCCCGGCAAGTAGACATCCACAGGAATTAACTTATCAACTCCCCGAACAGTACTATAGGAATCCGTACTGAACATTCCCCCTGTAATAGTACAGGCTCCCATAGCAATGACGTATTTTGGTTCAGGCATTTGCTCGTATAATCTCACTAAAGACGGAGCCATTTTCATTGTTACCGTACCGGCTGTTAAAATTAGGTCTGCTTGCCTAGGACTTGATCTTGGTACCAATCCATAACGATCAAAATCGAATCGTGAACCTATTAAtgaagcaaattcaatgaaacAACAACTGGTACCGTATAGAAGGGGCCATAAACTGGAGAGTCTTGACCAATTCGAAAGATCATTTAGTGTAGTTGAAATAACAGAATTGGAACTTGTTTGGTCAAGTAAGGGAAACTCAATCAAATTCATAACTGTCTCAATAGaatcttttccttctttttttttgtctAAATATTCAGTTAAGACCATTCCAAGGCTCCTTTTCGCCATGCATAAACTAAACCGACAACTAAGATAAGCACGAAAATCAAAGCTTCGATAAAAACGGATACACCCAATACGTCGAAACTCATTGCCCAAGGGTATAGAAAGACGGTttccacatcaaaaacaacaaaaacgagcGCAAACATATAATAGCGTATTCGGAATTGTACCCAAGCCCCTCCCATGGGTTCTATACCCGATTCATAACTAGAAAGCTTCTCTGGTCCTTCACTAACCGGGGCTAAAAGCCCTGAAATCGAAAATGCCAAAATAGGAATAAGGCTTGCTATTATTAGAAATGTCCAAAAAATATCATATTCGTGAAGCAGAAACATAATGTACTCCCATTAATGTGGAATAGGCGGAACTTAAATTAGTCAATTCAATTCAGCATTGTCAATTTATCCAgaacttctctcttttcctcggtGAAACAAGAATCTTTTTTGTTCAAACAAAAGCGCTTAGTTTAGCCTTTGTTTCCTCTGTGCTGCATCTTCTTTAAAGATTCATCCAATGGAATCCCAACTCCCTTTCTTTTGGATTTCCATTCTATTTAGATATGGTGTATGTAGATCTaattcttatataaagaaaacttTATCGTTTCACTTTGTCTCGCTTTCTCTAGAATCTCTATAAAAAAAGAATAGCTCTATCCTTTATTTACTATTTAATAATAATAAGAGACTATTAAATAAAAATGAGAATACtactaattagaataattagaaccTAATTAAGATAGTAGGACTAATCTATGCAGTATAATGAGAAGTAatactataaaaataaaaataaagaactcTATTTCAGAACTATGAGACAGAATATTCTGTTTTCTTATTTActctttactttattttttctatttttcgtttttcttttccTGTCTGTATGATTTTGATTTTCGATGAATGAGCCTTTGGTAATGCTTTTATCTCTATTCTATGTCGCAGGCGCCTATCCAGTCTATAAACAAATACTAATGCGAAAATGAAAACTATACTAAACTAAAGAAAACATAGGATAgagatcctaaaatagaaaaaagggcATATTAGGGCTATACGGATTCGAACCGTAGACCTTCTCGGTAAAACAGATCAAACGGATTATTATCGAAATGATTTGAACTGTTTCAAAGACCCAACATGCATTTTTTTGCATTGGGCTCTTTCATAAACTGATTTAAAGATCAGTTAGTCCACCATAGTTTTTCTTTACGGAAAGATAATGAGATGGCTCCCTGTGCTCTGATTGATTTTTTGTATTATGATCTATCTAGGAGCAATACCAAAGTGTTTCAAAGGAGGATTACCTTGACTTAGGTCTGCCTCTGGTCTAAATTAAATCAACCTAAGTGAAATGGAGTCTCTATCGTTCCACTGCAAGAGTTAACTATGAGACTTCATACACCTTAAAGTTCATAGAACGAAAAGAAGTTTTTTGGAGGCCCTTATCCTCATTACGCCTAGCATTTAGTGGGCTGGATATTTACCTTATCAACTAGCAAATCCATAAGGGTTCTATTTGATTAGGCACCTGAATTGGCACCTGAATCGGACTGAACCGACTGTTTGTCAGGCTACTGTTCTCCTATTCTCTCGAATCTATGAAGTAAGACATTGATTTTGCAATAAGATCGATTATGTTCATTGCATAATAAGCTCCTTTGAAAAGCATTGGCGCACGTGTAAACGAGTTGCTCTACCGAACTGAGCTATAGCCCTTATCAGAGATATCTTAACATATAGAGAATTTCTTGTCAAGATGAATATTTTCTAATGCCAGAGGATATCCCTTTGATCTGTATCTGTTTAGTATTTAGTTTAGTATTTAGTATATAACAGACCAATAACAGAGCGGTATTGCTTAGAAAAGGGATTCAATATATAATCGATCGAAGTAATGGGTCTTCCTTTGTGGTGATAAATTGCCTACTTAACTCAGTGGTTAGAGTATTGCTTTCATACGGCGGGAGTCATTGGTTCAAATCCAATAGTAGGTAAGTAGGTAGAAAAATTACTAGATAGCATTGGACTTACTTCGCTTCGCTATCTAATAACTTTTTCTACCCCTCTTCCCTTTTTCTTTGTATCAACTATAAACCACTGGATTGTCTTCAATTGGATGGGGGAATCCAATTGACAGCCTCGATTCGTATCCTAGCTCGTCTGAGAGCGAGCTTCGCTTCAACCAAATCTTTCGTACCCTCAGCTTTACTCAAGTTAGCTTCGGCTATTTCAAGTGCCTTTTGAGCTTCTTCCGGATCAATATCACTACCCAGTTCCGCATCATTTCCTAAAATGATGATCTCATTATTAACTATTCTCGCAAAACCGCTCCACAGAACCGCCGTTAACCATTGGTCGTTGAGGAGGCGTATTCTCAAAGGACCCATATCTACTGCTGTGTTAATAGGGGCGTGGTTTGGTAATACGCCAATTTGGCCACTATTCGTGGATAAAATGATTTCTTTCACTTCACAATCCCAAATAATTCGCTTAGGAGTCAGTACATAAAGATTTAATTTCATTTCTgcgatttgttctcctcttctaagGTTATAGCTTTCGTGCTAGCTTCATCGATGTTACCCACCAAATAAAAAGCCTGTTCAGGTAGGCCGTCTAATTCTCCGGAAAGGATTAGTTGAAATCCCCTAATAGTTTCCGCAAGAGCAACATACTTTCCTGGAGAACCAGTAAAAACTTCTGCCACAAAGAACGGTTGTGATAAGAAACGCTCAATTTTTCTTGCTCTTGCTACAGTTAAACGATCCTCTTCCGATAATTCATCCAAGCCAAGAATTGCGATAATGTCCTGAAGTTCTTTGTAACGTTGTAAAGTTTCCTTAACTCTTTGCGCAGTTTCATAATGTTCGTTGCCAACGATCCGAGGCTGTAACATAGTTGATGTTGAATCTAAAGGATCTACTGCTGGATAAATACCCTTGGAAGCTAATCCTCTGGAAAGTACGGTAGTAGCATCCAAAtgtgcaaatgttgtggcaggggCAGGGTCGGTCAAATCGTCCGCAGGTACATAAACTGCTTGAATCGAAGTTATAGATCCCTTTTTAGTAGAAGCAATTCTTTCTTGCAAAGAACCCATTTCTGTACTAAGAGTAGGTTGATAACCCACTGCGGAGGGCATTCTCCCTAATAAAGCGGATACCTCTGATCCTGCTTGAACAAAACGAAAGATATTATCGATAAATAAAAGCACGTCTTGCTTATTAACATCTCGGAAATATTCTGCCATAGTTAGGGCAGTTAAACCAACTCTCATACGAGCTCCCGGTGGTTCATTCATTTGGCCATAGACTAGAGCTACCTTTGATTCTTCAATATTTTTTTCATTAATTACTCCGGATTCCTTCATTTCCATATAAAGATCATTTCCTTCACGAGTCCGTTCCCCTACTCCACCGAATACGGATACGCCCCCATGAGCTTTAGCAATGTTATTGATTAATTCCATGATCAGTACTGTTTTACCTACTCCAGCCCCCCCAAATAGTCCTATTTTTCCTCCACGTCGATAAGGAGCTAAAAGATCGACGACCTTAATACCTGTTTCAAAGATGGATAATTTCGTATCTAACTCGATAAAGGCAGGCGCAGATCTATGAATAGGGAACGTTGCACTACTATCTACAGGACCCAAATTGTCAACAGGCTCCCCAAGAACGTTGAAAATTCGTCCGAGAGTAGCTCCACCGACCGGAACACTGAGAGGAGCTCCCGTGTCAATCACTTCCATTCCTCTCATCAACCCGTCCGTAGCACTCATAGCTACAGCTCTAACTCGATTATTTCCTAATAATTGTTGTACCTCACAAGTCACATTAATTTGCTTATCGGCAGTGTCTCTACTCTGGACTACTAAAGCGTTATAAATATAAGGTAACTTGCCCGGGGGAAAAGTGACATCCAGCACGGGtccaataatttgatcgatacgaCCTGTACTTTTTTCTTCACTTGTGGAAACCCCGGGACGAGAAGTAGTAGGATTGGTTCTCATAATTATCACATAATTAAAAAAAAGGAATTTGTCgaaatttttctttttttattgttgaataatgccaaatcaaatcaaaaaaaatccaaaagtaAAAAGGAAATGAATTAGTTAAttcaataagagagaaaaggggacCAGGACTTGATTTCGTTGCCCAAGCGAATCCCATTCAATCGTTTACTCATGGAATGAGTCCGTTGGAAAGTTCAATCAATCTTTTTTTCATATACATTTTGCCTTTTGTGGAGGATCTGTGCCTACTCTACTTTCCTATCTAGGACTTCGATATACAAAATATATACTACTGTGAAGCATAGATTGCTGTCAACAAAGAATTTTATTAGTATTTAGTTAGGTATTTGCATTCCAAATAAGAAAAGAGACCTATTAAGAACTTGTAAAATAAGGATTAGGGATTAATTTGGGTTGCGCTATACCTATCAAAGAGTATACAATAATGATGGATTTGGTAAATCAAATCCATGGTTTAATAACGAACCGTGTTAACTTACCATAACAACAACTCAATTCCTATCGAATTCCTATAGTGGAATTCCTATAGGATAGAACATACACAGGGTGTACGCATTATATATGAATGAAACATATTCATTAACCTAAGCATGCCCTCAATTTTCTTTAATGAGTTGATATTATATTAATTGAATATCCTTTTTGTTTTACGAGATTTTTGCTAAAGTTTCATTTACGCCTAATTAACATCGAGTAGACCCTGTTATTGTGAGAATTCTTAATTCAAGAGTTGTAGGGAGGGACTTATGTCACcacaaacagaaactaaagcAGGTGTTGGATTTCAAGCTGGTGTTAAAGATTATAAATTGACTTACTACACCCCAGAGTATGAAACTAAGGATACTGATATCTTGGCAGCATTCCGAGTAAGTCCTCAGCCTGGGGTTCCGCCCGAAGAAGCAGGGGCTGCAGTAGCTGCCGAATCTTCTACTGGTACATGGACAACTGTTTGGACTGATGGACTTACCAGTCTTGATCGTTACAAAGGACGATGCTATCACATCGAGCCTGTTGCTGGGGAAGACAGCCAATGGATCTGTTATGTAGCTTATCCATTAGACCTATTTGAGGAGGGTTCCGTTACTAACATGTTTACTTCCATTGTGGGTAACGTATTTGGGTTCAAAGCCCTACGTGCTCTACGTTTGGAGGATCTACGAATTCCCCCTACTTATTCAAAAACTTTCCAAGGCCCGCCTCATGGTATCCAAGTTGAAAGAGATAAGTTGAACAAGTATGGCCGTCCTTTATTGGGATGTACTATTAAACCAAAATTGGGATTATCCGCAAAAAATTATGGTAGAGCGTGTTATGAGTGTCTACGTGGTGGACTTGATTTTACCAAAGATGATGAAAACGTAAACTCACAACCATTTATGCGCTGGAGAGACCGTTTTGTCTTTTGTGCCGAAGCTATTTATAAATCACAGGCCGAAACCGGTGAAATCAAGGGGCATTACTTGAATGCGACTGCGGGTACATGTGAAGAAATGATTAAGAGAGCTGTATTTGCGAGAGAATTAGGGGTTCCTATTGTAATGCATGACTACTTAACCGGGGGATTCACCGCAAATACTACTTTGGCTCACTATTGCCGCGACAATGGCTTACTTCTTCACATTCACCGTGCAATGCATGCAGTTATTGATAGACAGAAAAATCATGGTATGCATTTCCGTGTATTAGCTAAAGCATTGCGTATGTCTGGGGGAGATCATATCCACTCCGGTACAGTAGTAGGTAAGTTAGAAGGGGAACGCGAAATGACTTTAGGTTTTGTTGATTTATTGCGCGATGATTTTATTGAAAAAGATCGTGCTCGCGGTATCTTTTTCACTCAGGACTGGGTATCCATGCCAGGTGTTATACCGGTAGCTTCAGGTGGTATTCATGTTTGGCATATGCCAGCTCTGACCGAAATCTTTGGGGACGATTCTGTATTACAATTTGGTGGAGGAACTTTAGGACATCCTTGGGGGAATGCACCTGGTGCAGCAGCTAATCGAGTGGCTTTAGAAGCTTGTGTACAAGCTCGTAACGAAGGGCGTGATCTTGCTCGCGAAGGTAATGAAATTATCCGAGCAGCTTGCAAATGGAGTCCTGAACTAGCCGCAGCTTGTGAAGTATGGAAGGCGATCAAATTCGAGTTCGAGCCGGTAGATACTATCGATAAGAAGGTCTAAAAAAAAATAAacgaaataaaaagagaaaaaaataagttaTGAAATGCAGtaattcttctttattcttctaatTGATTGCAATTAAACTCGGCTCAatctttttttttataaaaaagattGAGCCGAATAAAAATAGATCATGATATGATCATGAGACTTGACAAATCGAGATTCGTCTATTCTATATatctagaatatatatatat
This portion of the Hordeum vulgare subsp. vulgare unplaced genomic scaffold, MorexV3_pseudomolecules_assembly, whole genome shotgun sequence genome encodes:
- the LOC123421236 gene encoding ribulose bisphosphate carboxylase large chain, giving the protein MSPQTETKAGVGFQAGVKDYKLTYYTPEYETKDTDILAAFRVSPQPGVPPEEAGAAVAAESSTGTWTTVWTDGLTSLDRYKGRCYHIEPVAGEDSQWICYVAYPLDLFEEGSVTNMFTSIVGNVFGFKALRALRLEDLRIPPTYSKTFQGPPHGIQVERDKLNKYGRPLLGCTIKPKLGLSAKNYGRACYECLRGGLDFTKDDENVNSQPFMRWRDRFVFCAEAIYKSQAETGEIKGHYLNATAGTCEEMIKRAVFARELGVPIVMHDYLTGGFTANTTLAHYCRDNGLLLHIHRAMHAVIDRQKNHGMHFRVLAKALRMSGGDHIHSGTVVGKLEGEREMTLGFVDLLRDDFIEKDRARGIFFTQDWVSMPGVIPVASGGIHVWHMPALTEIFGDDSVLQFGGGTLGHPWGNAPGAAANRVALEACVQARNEGRDLAREGNEIIRAACKWSPELAAACEVWKAIKFEFEPVDTIDKKV
- the LOC123421234 gene encoding ATP synthase subunit beta, chloroplastic; this encodes MRTNPTTSRPGVSTSEEKSTGRIDQIIGPVLDVTFPPGKLPYIYNALVVQSRDTADKQINVTCEVQQLLGNNRVRAVAMSATDGLMRGMEVIDTGAPLSVPVGGATLGRIFNVLGEPVDNLGPVDSSATFPIHRSAPAFIELDTKLSIFETGIKVVDLLAPYRRGGKIGLFGGAGVGKTVLIMELINNIAKAHGGVSVFGGVGERTREGNDLYMEMKESGVINEKNIEESKVALVYGQMNEPPGARMRVGLTALTMAEYFRDVNKQDVLLFIDNIFRFVQAGSEVSALLGRMPSAVGYQPTLSTEMGSLQERIASTKKGSITSIQAVYVPADDLTDPAPATTFAHLDATTVLSRGLASKGIYPAVDPLDSTSTMLQPRIVGNEHYETAQRVKETLQRYKELQDIIAILGLDELSEEDRLTVARARKIERFLSQPFFVAEVFTGSPGKYVALAETIRGFQLILSGELDGLPEQAFYLVGNIDEASTKAITLEEENKSQK